Proteins encoded together in one Dechloromonas sp. HYN0024 window:
- a CDS encoding low molecular weight protein-tyrosine-phosphatase, translating into MTTPFRILCVCMSNVCRSPTAEAVLRQLLDKNGLGDRVEVSSAGTHGYRAGDSCDPNSQRVAWEKGYDLSTIRARRIGWQDLEDFDLILAMDRTNLYNLRRMATEDQLMRIRLLMDYATRFTEDEVPDPYLTLGARFDLVLEMIEDAASGLIDELKRQLEPADSATPAPTPRTFHR; encoded by the coding sequence ATGACGACGCCCTTCCGCATTCTCTGTGTCTGCATGAGCAATGTTTGTCGCTCGCCGACCGCCGAAGCGGTACTGCGCCAGTTGCTCGACAAGAACGGCCTGGGCGACCGCGTGGAAGTCTCCTCGGCCGGCACCCACGGCTATCGCGCCGGCGACTCCTGCGACCCCAACAGCCAGCGGGTCGCCTGGGAAAAAGGCTACGATCTTTCGACCATCCGGGCCAGGCGCATCGGCTGGCAGGATCTGGAAGACTTCGACCTGATCCTGGCCATGGACCGGACCAACCTGTACAACCTGCGCCGCATGGCGACGGAAGATCAATTGATGCGAATCAGGTTGCTTATGGATTACGCCACGCGTTTCACCGAGGACGAGGTGCCGGACCCCTACCTGACCCTGGGCGCCCGCTTCGACCTGGTGCTGGAGATGATTGAAGATGCTGCCAGCGGCCTGATCGACGAACTCAAACGCCAGCTTGAGCCAGCCGACAGTGCAACGCCGGCGCCAACACCACGGACATTTCATCGATGA
- a CDS encoding response regulator — translation MASLLRLMCDNVPDMIWAKDMAGQYLFANQAICSQLLNASDTSEPLGKNDVFFALRERARCPENRDWHTFGELCQDSDAITLERGRASRFEEYGNVKGELLYLDVFKAPFLNERGEVIGTVGCARDITERKKIESELNNYRLHLEEQVAERTTALSIAKETAEAANRAKTAFLANMSHELRTPMNGIIGMTELAMRRATDEKQADQLRKVKQSSQHLLRVINDVLDISKIEAERLSLESVEFRLPDVLESMRNLIGPAARTKDIRLIIKVSPELDAQPLRGDPLRLGQVLLNLASNAIKFTDEGTVTLDISVSESSSTGVLVRFEVRDTGIGIAVDDQARLFLAFEQSDSSTTRRYGGTGLGLTISKRLVHMMDGDIGVESQIGSGSLFWFTARFDWRDSLDQTVTEVAPSIENQLRMEFSGCSILLVEDEPINQEVARGMLAEVNCKVCLAEDGVEALEMMQREKFDLILMDMQLPRMSGIEATKAIRRLPGCAHVPILAMTANAFDDDRSLCLEAGMNDHIAKPVDPEDLFRVLLKWLLLSQRKGG, via the coding sequence TTGGCCTCCCTGCTCCGCCTGATGTGTGACAACGTGCCGGACATGATCTGGGCCAAGGATATGGCGGGTCAGTATCTTTTCGCCAATCAGGCCATTTGCAGCCAGCTCCTTAACGCCTCGGATACTTCGGAGCCCCTGGGCAAGAACGATGTTTTCTTCGCCCTGCGCGAGCGGGCCAGATGCCCGGAGAATCGCGACTGGCATACCTTCGGTGAATTGTGCCAGGACAGTGATGCGATCACCCTCGAGCGTGGCCGGGCATCGCGCTTCGAGGAGTATGGCAACGTCAAGGGGGAGCTGCTCTACCTCGATGTATTCAAGGCGCCGTTCCTCAATGAGCGTGGTGAAGTGATCGGTACGGTGGGTTGTGCCAGGGATATTACTGAGCGCAAGAAAATCGAGTCCGAGCTGAATAATTACCGGCTGCACCTTGAAGAACAGGTCGCCGAGCGTACCACTGCCCTTTCAATTGCCAAGGAAACGGCAGAAGCGGCGAATCGGGCGAAGACGGCATTTCTCGCCAATATGAGTCATGAGTTGCGGACGCCGATGAACGGCATTATCGGTATGACCGAACTGGCCATGCGGCGAGCTACTGACGAGAAGCAGGCCGATCAGTTGCGTAAGGTAAAGCAATCCTCCCAGCACCTGCTTCGGGTTATCAACGATGTTCTCGATATCTCCAAGATCGAGGCTGAGCGACTGAGCCTTGAAAGCGTTGAATTCAGGCTGCCCGACGTGCTCGAAAGCATGCGGAATTTGATCGGTCCGGCGGCCAGGACGAAGGACATCCGGTTGATCATCAAGGTGTCGCCGGAACTTGATGCGCAGCCGCTCAGAGGCGACCCGCTGCGTCTTGGTCAGGTGCTCCTCAATCTGGCAAGCAACGCCATTAAATTCACCGATGAGGGCACGGTGACGCTGGATATTTCAGTTTCGGAAAGCAGTTCAACCGGGGTCCTCGTTCGTTTTGAGGTGCGGGATACCGGTATCGGCATAGCGGTGGACGACCAGGCTCGGCTGTTCCTCGCCTTCGAGCAGTCGGACAGTTCAACGACGCGACGCTATGGCGGCACCGGGCTTGGCTTGACCATCAGCAAGCGCCTGGTCCACATGATGGATGGCGACATTGGTGTCGAGAGCCAGATCGGCAGTGGCAGCCTGTTCTGGTTTACCGCCCGCTTCGACTGGCGGGACAGTCTCGACCAGACCGTTACAGAGGTCGCTCCGTCCATTGAAAATCAATTGCGGATGGAGTTTTCCGGGTGCAGCATTTTGTTGGTCGAGGACGAGCCGATCAATCAGGAGGTGGCGCGCGGCATGCTGGCGGAAGTGAACTGCAAGGTCTGTCTGGCGGAAGACGGGGTTGAGGCGCTCGAAATGATGCAGCGCGAAAAATTCGATCTCATTCTCATGGACATGCAATTGCCCCGCATGAGTGGCATAGAGGCGACCAAGGCCATTCGCCGGCTGCCCGGCTGTGCCCATGTCCCGATTCTGGCGATGACGGCCAACGCCTTTGATGACGACCGAAGCCTGTGCCTCGAGGCAGGCATGAATGATCACATCGCCAAGCCTGTTGATCCGGAAGACCTCTTCCGGGTCCTGCTCAAATGGTTGCTGCTCAGTCAGCGCAAGGGCGGCTAG
- the icmF gene encoding fused isobutyryl-CoA mutase/GTPase IcmF, giving the protein MTDLSVAKKLSPYKPKNKVRFVTAASLFDGHDASINIMRRILQSTGSEVIHLGHNRSVQEIVNAALQEDVQGICITSYQGGHVEFFKYMIDLLKANGGANIKVFGGGGGVIVPSEIKELHEYGVTRIYAPEDGVHMGLQGMINEVVQKSDFDVADEGVPSAEQALAGLKAGDKRLLSRIITLLENGEAPALKEPLLKAAAALETPVLGITGTGGAGKSSLTDELVRRFRLDQGDTVKIGLISIDPSRKRTGGALLGDRIRMNAIEHPNIFMRSLATRDTGSEISVALPEVIAACKLAGFDLVIVETSGIGQGNAAIVPFVDLSLYVMTPEFGAASQLEKIDMLDFADFVAINKFDRKGAEDALRDVRKQYQRNREAFTTPTEDMPVFGTQAARFNDDGVTALYQALVPVLSEKGLKLKAGQLPIVTVKQSSTQRAIVPAQRVRYLAEIADSVRGYHAHTAEQVKIARERQSLRVAKSLFADCDKPTADFDEMVAFKDAQQDPKAKKLLDMWPATVEAYAGDEYVVKIRDKEIRTRLTGLSLSGTKIRKVILPTFGDDGETLRFLMRENVPGSFPYTAGVFAFKREGEDPTRMFAGEGDAFRTNRRFKRVSEGMPAHRLSTAFDSVTLYGCDPDERPDIYGKIGNSGVSIATLDDLKVLYDGFDLLAPSTSVSMTINGPAPIILACFFNTAIDQQMVKFEKDNGRQPTEDEAQKIREWTLKTVRGTVQADILKEDQGQNTCIFSTEFALKMMGDIQEFFVHNQVQNFYSVSISGYHIAEAGANPISQLAFTLSNGFTYVESYLARGMKIDDFAPNLSFFFSNGMDPEYSVIGRVARRIWAIAMKNKYGANERSQKLKYHIQTSGRSLHAQEMDFNDIRTTLQALIAIYDNCNSLHTNAYDEAITTPTEESVRRAMAIQLIINREWGVAKNENPNQGAFVIDELTDLVEEAVMKEFEAIASRGGVLGAMETGYQRGKIQEESMVYEHKKHDGSYPIIGVNTFLNPKGMAQQEIELARSSDEEKQSQIKRLRDFQARNAAQSPAMLAKLKQTVIEDGNVFAVLVDAVKCCSLGQISTALYEVGGQYRRSM; this is encoded by the coding sequence ATGACCGATCTTTCCGTTGCCAAGAAGCTTTCTCCGTACAAGCCGAAGAACAAGGTTCGTTTTGTTACGGCCGCCTCGCTGTTCGACGGCCATGATGCCTCGATCAATATCATGCGTCGCATCCTGCAATCGACCGGTTCCGAAGTGATTCACCTCGGCCACAACCGCTCCGTGCAGGAAATCGTCAATGCCGCGCTGCAGGAAGATGTTCAGGGTATCTGCATCACCTCGTATCAGGGTGGCCACGTTGAGTTCTTCAAGTACATGATTGACCTGCTCAAGGCCAATGGTGGCGCCAACATCAAGGTCTTCGGCGGCGGTGGCGGGGTGATCGTGCCGTCCGAGATCAAGGAACTGCACGAGTACGGCGTGACGCGCATCTACGCGCCGGAAGATGGTGTCCATATGGGCCTGCAGGGCATGATCAACGAAGTCGTGCAGAAGTCCGATTTCGATGTCGCTGATGAAGGCGTGCCCAGCGCCGAGCAGGCTCTGGCCGGCTTGAAGGCAGGTGACAAGCGTCTGCTCTCGCGGATCATCACCCTGCTCGAAAATGGCGAAGCGCCCGCGCTCAAGGAGCCGCTGCTCAAGGCCGCCGCTGCCCTCGAAACGCCGGTCCTCGGCATTACCGGCACGGGCGGCGCCGGCAAGTCCTCGCTGACCGACGAACTGGTCCGTCGCTTCCGTCTTGATCAGGGCGATACGGTCAAGATTGGCCTGATCTCCATCGATCCGTCGCGCAAGCGCACCGGCGGCGCCCTGCTCGGCGACCGCATCCGCATGAATGCCATCGAGCATCCGAACATTTTCATGCGCTCTTTGGCCACCCGCGACACCGGGTCCGAAATTTCCGTCGCCCTCCCTGAAGTGATTGCCGCCTGCAAACTGGCCGGTTTCGATCTGGTTATCGTCGAAACCTCAGGGATTGGCCAGGGTAATGCCGCCATCGTTCCCTTTGTCGATCTGTCGCTGTACGTCATGACGCCGGAGTTCGGCGCAGCCTCGCAGCTCGAAAAGATCGACATGCTCGACTTCGCCGATTTTGTCGCCATCAACAAGTTTGATCGCAAGGGTGCCGAGGATGCGCTGCGTGATGTGCGCAAGCAATACCAGCGCAACCGTGAAGCCTTTACGACGCCGACCGAAGACATGCCGGTGTTCGGTACCCAGGCCGCCCGTTTTAACGACGATGGCGTGACTGCCCTGTATCAGGCGCTGGTCCCGGTACTGTCCGAAAAAGGCCTGAAGCTGAAGGCGGGCCAGTTGCCCATCGTTACTGTCAAGCAGTCGTCCACCCAGCGCGCCATCGTGCCGGCCCAGCGCGTCCGCTATCTGGCTGAAATCGCCGATTCCGTGCGCGGCTACCATGCCCATACAGCCGAACAAGTGAAGATCGCCCGCGAACGCCAGTCCCTGCGTGTCGCCAAGAGCCTTTTCGCCGATTGCGACAAGCCGACTGCCGATTTCGACGAAATGGTCGCCTTCAAGGATGCCCAGCAGGACCCCAAGGCCAAGAAGCTGCTCGACATGTGGCCAGCGACGGTTGAAGCCTATGCCGGCGACGAGTACGTCGTGAAGATTCGCGACAAGGAAATCCGCACCCGGCTGACCGGCCTGTCGCTGTCCGGCACCAAGATCCGCAAGGTCATCCTGCCGACCTTTGGCGATGATGGCGAAACCCTGCGCTTCCTGATGCGTGAAAACGTTCCCGGCTCCTTCCCCTACACTGCCGGCGTTTTCGCCTTCAAGCGAGAAGGTGAAGACCCGACCCGGATGTTCGCCGGTGAAGGCGATGCCTTCCGCACCAACCGCCGCTTCAAGCGCGTCTCCGAAGGCATGCCGGCCCATCGCCTGTCCACCGCCTTCGACTCGGTCACGCTCTACGGCTGCGACCCCGACGAGCGTCCGGACATCTACGGCAAGATCGGCAACTCCGGCGTTTCCATCGCTACCCTCGACGACCTCAAGGTCCTCTACGATGGCTTCGACCTGCTCGCTCCGAGCACCTCGGTATCGATGACCATCAACGGTCCGGCGCCGATCATCCTGGCCTGTTTCTTCAACACCGCCATCGACCAGCAGATGGTCAAGTTCGAAAAGGACAACGGTCGTCAGCCGACCGAAGACGAAGCCCAGAAAATCCGCGAATGGACGCTCAAGACCGTCCGTGGCACGGTGCAGGCCGACATTCTCAAGGAAGACCAGGGTCAGAACACCTGTATCTTCAGTACCGAATTCGCCCTCAAGATGATGGGCGACATTCAGGAGTTCTTCGTGCACAACCAGGTGCAGAACTTCTACTCGGTGTCGATCTCCGGTTATCACATCGCTGAAGCCGGCGCCAACCCGATCAGCCAGCTTGCCTTCACGCTCTCCAACGGCTTCACCTACGTTGAAAGCTACCTGGCGCGCGGCATGAAGATCGACGACTTCGCGCCCAACCTGTCCTTCTTCTTCAGCAACGGCATGGACCCGGAATACTCGGTGATCGGCCGCGTTGCCCGCCGCATCTGGGCCATCGCCATGAAGAACAAGTACGGCGCCAACGAGCGCAGCCAGAAGCTGAAGTACCACATCCAGACCTCCGGCCGCTCGCTGCATGCCCAGGAAATGGACTTCAACGACATCCGCACGACGCTGCAGGCGCTGATCGCCATCTACGACAACTGCAACTCCCTGCACACCAACGCCTACGACGAAGCGATCACCACGCCGACCGAGGAAAGTGTACGCCGCGCCATGGCCATCCAGCTCATCATCAACCGTGAGTGGGGCGTCGCCAAGAACGAGAATCCGAACCAGGGCGCTTTCGTTATCGACGAACTGACCGATCTGGTCGAAGAAGCGGTGATGAAGGAATTCGAAGCCATCGCCTCACGCGGCGGCGTCCTCGGTGCCATGGAAACCGGCTACCAGCGCGGCAAGATTCAGGAAGAGTCGATGGTTTACGAGCACAAGAAGCACGACGGCTCCTACCCGATCATCGGCGTCAATACCTTCCTCAATCCGAAGGGTATGGCCCAGCAGGAAATCGAACTGGCTCGTTCCAGCGACGAAGAAAAGCAGTCGCAGATCAAGCGCCTGCGCGACTTCCAGGCCCGCAATGCTGCTCAGTCGCCGGCCATGCTGGCCAAGCTGAAGCAGACCGTGATCGAGGACGGCAACGTCTTTGCCGTGCTGGTCGACGCCGTCAAATGCTGCTCGCTCGGTCAGATCAGCACCGCGCTGTATGAAGTAGGCGGCCAGTACCGCCGCAGCATGTAA
- a CDS encoding Crp/Fnr family transcriptional regulator, which yields MKNAEELLRTSVWGPTLTAEEMNKALAGTFERSFAPGAFICMKGEPVDYWMGVIDGLGKMASHWTTGKTTSLTGISTGGWFGEGSLLKSEVRRYDVMALRETRVAFMSRSTFLWLLDHSIPFNRYMIAQLNERLGQFIGMIENERMLDTDARIARGLAALFNPVLYPGTNRLLQISQEELGYLAGVSRQRANQALKVLEDAGLVRSEYGGINILDLDGLRTFGD from the coding sequence TTGAAGAACGCCGAAGAACTCCTTCGCACCTCCGTCTGGGGGCCGACGCTAACCGCCGAGGAAATGAACAAGGCGCTGGCCGGCACCTTCGAGCGCAGCTTCGCGCCCGGCGCCTTCATCTGCATGAAGGGCGAACCGGTCGACTACTGGATGGGCGTCATCGACGGGCTGGGCAAAATGGCCAGCCACTGGACGACCGGCAAAACCACCTCACTGACCGGCATCAGCACCGGCGGCTGGTTCGGCGAAGGCTCGCTGCTCAAAAGCGAAGTGCGCCGCTACGACGTCATGGCCCTGCGCGAAACCCGTGTCGCCTTCATGAGCCGCAGCACCTTCCTGTGGCTGCTCGACCACAGTATTCCCTTCAACCGCTACATGATCGCCCAGCTCAACGAGCGCCTCGGCCAGTTCATCGGCATGATAGAAAACGAGCGCATGCTCGACACCGACGCCCGCATCGCGCGCGGCCTCGCCGCCCTCTTCAACCCCGTGCTCTACCCCGGCACCAACCGCCTGCTGCAAATCTCGCAGGAAGAACTCGGCTATCTCGCCGGCGTTTCCCGACAGAGGGCCAATCAGGCGCTGAAGGTGCTGGAAGATGCGGGGCTGGTACGTAGTGAATATGGCGGGATCAATATTCTGGATCTTGATGGGCTGCGGACGTTCGGGGACTGA
- a CDS encoding TerC family protein: MPEFLLSPDIWIAFLTLTALELVLGIDNIIFISILVDKLPRAQQELARRIGLFLAMFMRIGLLLLLSWIIGLTEPVLTVLDHAISGRDMILIGGGLFLIWKSTGEVHQLLEGEEGSESHKVASSFAGVIAQIMVIDLVFSLDSIITAVGMVREVGVMIAAVVASVGLMMLFASSIGRFVSDHPTIKMLALSFLVVVGVVLIADGFGHHVPKGYIYFAMAFSVGVEMLNIRMRKKVSKPVDLREPYVRENESA, encoded by the coding sequence ATGCCCGAATTCCTGCTTTCTCCCGATATCTGGATCGCCTTTTTAACGCTGACTGCGCTGGAACTGGTGCTGGGCATCGACAACATCATTTTCATTTCCATCCTTGTCGACAAGTTGCCCCGTGCCCAGCAGGAACTGGCCCGGCGCATCGGCCTGTTTCTCGCCATGTTCATGCGCATCGGCCTGCTTCTGTTGCTGTCGTGGATCATCGGCCTGACCGAGCCGGTGCTGACGGTGCTCGATCATGCCATTTCCGGACGCGATATGATTCTCATCGGGGGTGGCCTGTTCCTGATCTGGAAGAGCACGGGCGAAGTCCACCAGCTTCTCGAAGGCGAGGAGGGCAGCGAGTCGCACAAGGTGGCATCGAGTTTTGCGGGTGTCATCGCCCAGATCATGGTCATTGACCTTGTCTTCTCACTCGACTCGATCATTACGGCGGTCGGCATGGTCAGGGAGGTGGGCGTGATGATCGCCGCCGTAGTTGCCTCGGTCGGCCTGATGATGCTCTTTGCCAGCAGCATTGGTCGCTTCGTCTCGGATCATCCGACAATCAAGATGCTCGCGCTGTCCTTCCTCGTTGTCGTCGGGGTCGTGCTGATTGCCGATGGCTTCGGCCACCACGTGCCGAAGGGCTATATCTACTTCGCCATGGCTTTCTCGGTCGGTGTCGAAATGTTGAATATCCGGATGCGCAAGAAGGTCAGCAAACCGGTCGATCTACGTGAGCCCTATGTGCGGGAGAATGAGTCGGCATAA
- a CDS encoding AraC family transcriptional regulator codes for MLHRTNPDSPARTQATVAMGFVTGMLAGLARRQIDPLPLLRATYIDIADTASRIPIERYAALYNRLNHQLDDEGFGLFAQPMRLGSFEFLCRGCLSAPTLAEALSRASRFLHVVLPDLAVSVRRAQGRAELVIAETRKLADNPDDPGRIFAFEWLLRLLHGLSCWLAGRGIGLDSVIFPYRRPAHSADYPLIFTEDSRFAPTVPGGVGTLIASFNANLLELPIRRDEAALSTFLDGAPGKITTLYRRDREMVIRVRDLLRAALPDTLSLDQIADRLYLSPRTIHRRLEEEGSSFRGIKDALRRDMALARLTKTSDPITKVASDLGYADTSAFYRAFVEWTGMAPVHYRRKWAGKSAGAN; via the coding sequence ATGCTGCACCGCACCAACCCAGATTCACCAGCACGTACGCAAGCCACTGTTGCCATGGGGTTTGTTACCGGCATGCTGGCCGGGCTGGCACGTCGGCAGATCGATCCGCTGCCGTTGCTGCGCGCCACGTACATTGATATTGCAGACACCGCCAGCCGAATTCCCATCGAGCGTTACGCCGCGCTCTATAACCGCCTGAACCACCAACTCGACGACGAAGGCTTTGGCCTCTTCGCCCAGCCAATGCGCCTCGGCAGTTTCGAGTTTCTCTGCCGCGGCTGCCTGAGCGCACCAACGCTGGCCGAGGCGCTGAGCCGCGCCAGCCGCTTCCTGCATGTCGTACTACCCGATCTGGCGGTCAGCGTCCGCCGCGCCCAGGGGCGTGCTGAACTGGTGATCGCCGAGACCCGAAAGCTGGCCGACAACCCCGACGACCCCGGCCGCATCTTCGCCTTCGAGTGGCTGCTGCGTCTCCTGCACGGCCTCTCCTGCTGGCTGGCCGGACGCGGCATCGGACTCGACAGCGTGATCTTCCCCTACCGCCGACCAGCCCATTCCGCAGACTACCCGCTCATCTTCACCGAAGATTCGCGTTTCGCACCGACCGTTCCCGGTGGTGTCGGCACCCTGATCGCCAGCTTCAACGCCAACCTCCTCGAACTCCCCATCCGTCGCGACGAAGCAGCCCTGAGCACTTTCCTCGATGGCGCCCCGGGCAAAATCACGACGCTCTACCGGCGCGACCGCGAAATGGTCATCCGCGTTCGTGACCTGCTGCGCGCCGCCCTACCCGACACCCTGAGCCTCGACCAAATCGCCGACCGGCTCTATCTTTCGCCACGCACCATCCATCGCCGCCTGGAAGAAGAAGGCTCGAGCTTTCGCGGCATCAAGGACGCCCTGCGCCGCGACATGGCGCTGGCCAGACTGACCAAGACCAGTGACCCGATTACCAAGGTGGCAAGCGACCTCGGCTATGCCGACACCTCGGCTTTTTATCGGGCCTTTGTCGAATGGACGGGCATGGCACCGGTACACTACCGACGCAAATGGGCAGGAAAATCTGCCGGAGCCAATTGA
- a CDS encoding PAS domain-containing protein translates to MSPKGFADQDQIRTLVLVLIAIVLSVGAIYVWQLNRANADLREKTLARASRHAIQLSEARRDQISALLNGADATLRQFRDQLAAKNMPAVRSTMRTAFESFPEGSVTHFSRVDADGYISFSSLDLSSRIYVGDREYFKFHQAAREDRLFISKPFLARTVQGKWLVLLTRPIYEAGRFAGVAVMALSPHYISGALAPKGGDPNDVITLFFMDGTFLARSHDLEKVLGTSLPMDRPFLAPDAASEGVFRAEAFSDKRVRIYAWQKIERFSLVINVGLDEAAIVEPIESEISLTQWRSGIGMALIIGLVGLVAHLIIRVGRDQNERAAQESLLRATLDSTADGILVVGADGAILEFNHRFLEMWRIPEALASVGQDAALLGFVLEQLADPDYFLKTVTALYQSDDKGFDMLLFKDGRQFERYTQGVRLTDQEARLWSFRDLTEQKKAEEDFRASEQKMFTILENLDAYIYLKDAEGRYVFANRSVRELWHASMEDLVGFGDEKFFDAATAANIRANDRRVLVDGETLRTEEINTVPMTGDTKVFQSTKLPLRNDDGSIYALCGISIDVTEQRRIQQALAEREEQLRSLVEAIPDTIQFKDAEGRWLVANEVCLKTFGLFGKWWQGLTDTEIGAAQPELAPVLAACRAGDDAVWAAGETTRLVEEVPGSGGSMISFDVIKVPLFDEEKIDVPWLLLAGIFRCSNKPKPTSENWPPCSA, encoded by the coding sequence ATGTCACCCAAAGGGTTTGCGGATCAAGACCAGATTCGGACACTGGTTCTGGTGTTGATCGCCATCGTCTTATCGGTCGGCGCGATTTATGTCTGGCAATTGAACCGGGCAAACGCCGATCTTCGGGAAAAAACGCTGGCGCGGGCCTCGCGGCATGCCATTCAACTCTCCGAGGCAAGGCGAGACCAGATTTCTGCTCTGCTCAACGGGGCCGACGCGACGCTCCGCCAGTTCCGCGATCAACTGGCCGCCAAAAACATGCCGGCAGTCCGATCGACGATGCGGACGGCATTCGAGTCATTCCCCGAAGGTTCGGTGACGCATTTTTCGCGGGTGGATGCCGATGGCTACATCAGTTTCTCCAGCCTTGATCTGAGCTCGCGCATCTATGTCGGTGATCGGGAATATTTCAAGTTTCATCAGGCGGCACGCGAAGACCGCTTGTTCATCAGCAAGCCATTTCTGGCCCGGACCGTGCAGGGGAAATGGCTGGTGTTGCTGACGCGGCCGATTTATGAAGCGGGGCGTTTTGCCGGTGTGGCGGTCATGGCGCTTTCACCCCATTATATTTCGGGGGCGCTGGCGCCAAAGGGAGGCGATCCGAACGATGTCATCACCCTGTTTTTTATGGATGGCACCTTTCTGGCGCGCAGCCACGATCTGGAAAAAGTGCTCGGTACTTCGCTGCCGATGGATCGACCGTTTCTCGCCCCGGATGCCGCATCAGAGGGTGTTTTTCGCGCCGAGGCATTTTCCGACAAGCGGGTAAGGATTTACGCCTGGCAGAAAATTGAACGGTTTTCCCTGGTTATCAATGTCGGTCTCGATGAGGCTGCCATTGTTGAGCCAATCGAGTCCGAAATCAGCCTCACGCAATGGCGGAGTGGGATCGGCATGGCCCTGATCATCGGGCTGGTCGGTCTGGTTGCGCATCTGATTATCAGGGTGGGGCGGGACCAGAACGAGCGCGCGGCGCAGGAGTCGTTGCTACGGGCGACGCTCGATTCGACGGCGGACGGCATTCTCGTGGTTGGCGCAGATGGCGCCATCCTGGAGTTTAATCATCGCTTTCTCGAGATGTGGCGTATCCCGGAAGCACTTGCGTCAGTTGGGCAGGATGCGGCTTTGCTGGGATTTGTGCTGGAGCAATTGGCTGATCCGGATTATTTTCTGAAAACGGTCACCGCTCTCTATCAGAGCGACGACAAGGGCTTCGATATGTTGTTGTTCAAGGATGGACGGCAATTCGAGCGATATACCCAGGGCGTCCGGCTGACTGATCAGGAAGCCCGCCTTTGGTCTTTCCGTGACCTGACCGAGCAAAAGAAGGCGGAGGAGGATTTCCGGGCGAGTGAGCAGAAGATGTTCACCATTCTTGAAAATCTTGATGCCTACATTTACCTAAAAGATGCCGAGGGACGCTATGTTTTTGCCAATCGCTCGGTTCGTGAGCTGTGGCATGCCAGCATGGAGGACCTCGTTGGTTTTGGTGACGAGAAATTCTTTGACGCGGCAACGGCGGCGAATATTCGGGCGAATGATCGCCGCGTTCTGGTGGATGGCGAAACCCTGCGTACCGAGGAAATCAACACCGTACCGATGACTGGCGATACGAAGGTATTTCAATCGACCAAACTTCCCTTGCGGAACGACGATGGCAGCATCTATGCCCTGTGTGGCATCTCGATTGACGTAACCGAACAAAGACGTATCCAGCAGGCGCTGGCCGAGCGTGAAGAGCAGCTTAGATCGCTGGTCGAGGCGATTCCCGACACCATCCAGTTCAAGGATGCCGAGGGCCGCTGGCTGGTAGCCAATGAAGTTTGTCTGAAGACCTTTGGCCTTTTCGGCAAATGGTGGCAGGGCCTGACCGACACCGAGATTGGTGCGGCTCAGCCGGAACTGGCGCCGGTACTGGCCGCTTGCCGGGCGGGGGATGACGCGGTTTGGGCTGCCGGGGAAACGACCAGACTGGTGGAAGAGGTTCCCGGCTCAGGCGGGTCGATGATCAGTTTTGATGTGATCAAGGTGCCGCTCTTTGATGAAGAAAAAATCGACGTGCCCTGGTTATTGTTGGCCGGGATATTTCGCTGCTCAAACAAGCCGAAGCCAACCAGCGAAAATTGGCCTCCCTGCTCCGCCTGA
- a CDS encoding DUF1439 domain-containing protein: MKRTVGFKSVFAALALIASGTLWSAGFLEREIYFSEADIQTQMDKSSTMQKSYGNGIVVVALIEPPRIILGTPEGKATLFARINVSLLGNPAIPVAFEGISGIRYDDNAKAFFLENPVAQSVQSQAIRPESEPMARQAITQLMTNYFRAKPVYILREDGSAQEKAARWLLRSIRIEAGRVAALLSPV; encoded by the coding sequence ATGAAACGGACTGTCGGATTTAAATCAGTATTTGCCGCGCTGGCCCTGATCGCCAGCGGAACCCTCTGGAGCGCCGGTTTTCTCGAACGGGAAATCTATTTCTCGGAGGCCGATATCCAGACACAGATGGACAAAAGCAGCACGATGCAAAAGAGCTACGGCAACGGCATCGTCGTCGTCGCCTTGATCGAACCGCCCAGAATCATCCTCGGCACCCCGGAAGGGAAGGCCACACTATTTGCCCGCATCAATGTCTCGCTGCTCGGCAATCCGGCAATTCCTGTTGCTTTCGAAGGCATCTCGGGCATTCGCTACGATGACAATGCCAAGGCCTTCTTTCTCGAAAATCCCGTCGCCCAATCGGTCCAGTCACAGGCCATCCGTCCCGAATCAGAACCGATGGCGCGCCAGGCCATCACCCAGCTGATGACCAATTATTTCCGTGCCAAACCGGTTTATATCCTGCGCGAAGATGGCTCGGCACAAGAAAAAGCAGCCCGCTGGCTGCTTCGCTCAATCCGCATCGAAGCAGGCCGGGTTGCCGCCCTGCTGTCACCGGTCTAA